Proteins encoded by one window of Chryseobacterium foetidum:
- a CDS encoding zinc ribbon domain-containing protein YjdM → MSDAVICPKCQSEFTYAQDDLMVCSQCFNEWNPAETDDSDKILDANGNELKDGDSVVVVKDLPVKGAPKPVKAGTKVKNIRLRPDSDHNIDCKIDGFGSMALKSEFVKKA, encoded by the coding sequence ATGAGCGACGCAGTGATTTGTCCGAAATGTCAGTCTGAATTTACTTATGCACAGGATGATCTGATGGTTTGTTCGCAGTGTTTCAACGAGTGGAATCCTGCGGAAACTGATGATTCAGATAAAATTCTTGATGCCAACGGAAATGAACTGAAAGATGGCGATTCTGTAGTCGTGGTAAAAGACTTACCTGTAAAAGGTGCTCCGAAACCTGTGAAGGCCGGTACGAAAGTGAAAAATATTCGCCTTAGACCAGACAGTGACCACAATATCGACTGTAAAATTGATGGTTTTGGCTCAATGGCTTTAAAATCTGAATTTGTAAAGAAGGCCTGA
- a CDS encoding RsmB/NOP family class I SAM-dependent RNA methyltransferase — MELIHRNLAIGIHDALQETFFEKNKYADKVIERLLKSHRQWGSQDRAVVSEIFYNIIRWKKRLEYYMGEGVKPNNIYKLIIAYLLWSKTNYKRFEEFEGIKIADITTKLKKGTVPTKAIEHSIPEWLVETLERELGEKWEKEMIALNEKAPTVLRANSLRTTPRELISDLSDENVNAFTVRNYPDAVQLEEKKNVFLTTAFKEGLFEVQDASSQKIGYFLDVKEGQRVVDACAGAGGKTLHLAALMGNKGQIIALDIFEWKLAELKRRAKRAGAHNIETRVITDTKVIKRLHDKVDRLLIDAPCSGLGVLKRNPDSKWKIDQDFINRIKKEQQQIMQDYSKMLKVNGKMVYATCSILPSENNLQVEEFVKNNPNFKLIKDEKVMPSEGYDGFYMALIERVS; from the coding sequence ATGGAATTAATTCACAGAAACCTCGCCATCGGTATTCACGATGCTTTGCAGGAAACTTTTTTCGAGAAAAACAAATATGCAGACAAAGTAATAGAAAGACTTCTGAAATCCCACAGACAATGGGGAAGTCAGGATAGAGCTGTTGTTTCTGAGATTTTCTATAATATCATCCGCTGGAAAAAACGCCTTGAATATTATATGGGCGAAGGTGTGAAGCCCAATAATATTTACAAGTTGATCATCGCTTATCTGCTGTGGAGCAAAACCAATTATAAGAGATTTGAAGAATTTGAAGGCATCAAAATAGCCGACATCACTACAAAACTTAAAAAAGGAACTGTTCCTACCAAAGCCATCGAACATTCAATTCCGGAATGGTTAGTTGAAACTCTGGAAAGAGAATTAGGTGAAAAATGGGAAAAGGAAATGATTGCCCTGAACGAAAAAGCACCTACTGTTTTGCGTGCCAATTCGTTGAGAACAACACCGAGAGAACTTATTTCTGATCTTTCAGACGAAAATGTAAATGCCTTTACCGTAAGAAATTATCCTGATGCGGTACAGCTTGAAGAGAAAAAGAATGTATTTCTTACCACAGCTTTCAAAGAAGGTCTGTTTGAAGTACAGGATGCCTCTTCACAAAAAATCGGCTATTTTCTTGATGTAAAAGAAGGCCAGAGAGTGGTTGATGCATGCGCTGGTGCAGGTGGAAAAACCCTTCACTTAGCTGCTTTGATGGGAAATAAAGGACAAATAATCGCTCTTGATATTTTCGAATGGAAATTAGCCGAACTGAAACGCCGTGCGAAAAGAGCCGGAGCCCACAACATCGAAACGAGAGTGATCACCGATACCAAAGTCATCAAAAGACTTCACGATAAAGTAGACAGACTTTTGATTGATGCGCCATGCTCAGGTTTGGGTGTTTTGAAAAGAAACCCCGACAGCAAATGGAAAATCGATCAGGATTTTATCAACAGAATCAAAAAGGAGCAACAGCAGATCATGCAGGATTACTCTAAAATGCTCAAAGTAAACGGCAAAATGGTGTACGCAACCTGTTCGATCTTACCTTCAGAAAACAATTTACAGGTGGAAGAGTTTGTGAAAAACAATCCGAATTTTAAATTAATCAAAGACGAAAAAGTAATGCCAAGCGAAGGCTATGACGGTTTTTATATGGCTTTGATTGAACGAGTTTCGTAA
- a CDS encoding TonB-dependent receptor domain-containing protein, which translates to MQRFFVLLMMLCESFIFSQTVEGNVILKDKKPVSYAEIILKKNQLKFSAITDEKGHFKIQVKEKGDYNFEIFNEGELVLSEVLKIEDDVFKNFEIDNNQNKSKIQEKKIEGVVVTAKNKIIERRVDRLVFNVENSIASQGLDAVEALAKTPMLRATDKSISIAGKSGVAVMINDRLLNISGEELINYLKNLRSDDIQKIEVITTPPAKYEAQGKSGLINIVLKKNTGLGWNVSLQSSLKNLYWNVPSVSTRYGATLNYQGKKLSASAGFTDGNFYWRMKGYEYSSGNDSYWNTDSYFFNNLRNKSTNLKLEYKLSDKSTIGGSYNYFFANPVETVKNTSAIKDEAGERSFSSDALAFNHRNNHYATLFYDVKIDSLGSKLSVSGNLISNNANADDYYNTQTDQLISTYINPINQYRIYSGQADLEKNFRKFKTESGLKFTKIKNDSFFNYYDLNNGIPTMNFNQSNNFFYDENNYAAYISGNYEISDKWSAKAGLRYEFTELTGISPNENLTTKNHYGKFFPTAYISYKPNENNAFSINYSKRINRPSFRDLNPFRYISSAFEYSSGNPLLRPSFTDNVEFSYVLKNNFTLTAFHNYSKNDWDRLQRINDGLKYTIIFNFYNQNQTGISLSYNYTKKSWLESNIFVNAYYVTSKTFVEDAVQMPGSYGSDFNFDNTFFLNKSKTVSFMLGAWGNIPYKEGNTSFKGVTSVYSGLKLNLMDKKLTMNLLMNDVLNTEREKGTEFYQDFSTQYYFKGISRNLSLSVTYKFGNNDVKGATKELKFDDQNRAK; encoded by the coding sequence ATGCAAAGATTTTTTGTACTGTTGATGATGCTTTGCGAATCGTTTATTTTTTCACAAACTGTTGAAGGAAATGTTATTCTAAAAGACAAAAAACCTGTTTCTTATGCCGAAATTATTCTTAAAAAAAATCAGTTAAAATTTTCAGCGATCACTGATGAAAAAGGTCATTTTAAAATTCAGGTAAAAGAAAAAGGCGATTATAATTTCGAAATTTTTAATGAGGGCGAGCTTGTTCTTTCCGAAGTTTTAAAAATTGAAGATGATGTTTTTAAAAATTTTGAAATTGATAATAATCAAAACAAGTCTAAAATTCAGGAGAAGAAGATTGAAGGTGTTGTGGTTACTGCAAAAAATAAAATTATTGAAAGAAGAGTAGACAGACTGGTCTTCAATGTAGAAAATTCGATCGCCTCACAAGGTTTAGATGCGGTGGAAGCTTTAGCAAAAACGCCAATGCTTCGCGCCACCGATAAAAGCATCAGCATTGCCGGAAAAAGTGGTGTCGCTGTGATGATCAACGACAGATTGTTGAATATTTCGGGAGAAGAACTCATCAATTATCTTAAAAATTTAAGGTCGGATGATATTCAGAAAATTGAAGTCATCACAACGCCACCAGCAAAATATGAAGCTCAGGGAAAAAGCGGTCTGATCAATATTGTCCTCAAAAAAAATACTGGTTTAGGATGGAATGTTTCGCTGCAATCAAGTCTTAAAAATCTGTATTGGAATGTGCCTTCAGTTTCTACAAGATATGGCGCAACGTTGAATTATCAGGGCAAAAAACTCTCTGCATCTGCAGGTTTCACCGACGGAAATTTCTACTGGCGAATGAAAGGATATGAATACAGCTCCGGAAATGACAGCTATTGGAATACAGACAGCTATTTTTTTAATAATCTCCGCAACAAAAGCACCAACCTGAAACTGGAATATAAATTATCAGACAAAAGCACTATTGGCGGGAGCTATAATTATTTTTTTGCCAATCCTGTTGAGACTGTGAAAAATACTTCCGCTATAAAAGATGAAGCGGGTGAGCGGTCTTTTTCTTCAGATGCGTTGGCTTTTAATCACAGAAATAATCATTATGCGACCCTGTTTTATGATGTTAAAATAGACAGTTTGGGCAGCAAGCTCAGTGTTTCAGGGAATCTAATTTCAAATAATGCCAATGCAGACGATTATTACAATACACAAACTGATCAGCTGATTTCTACTTACATCAATCCAATCAATCAGTACCGGATTTATTCAGGACAGGCAGATTTAGAGAAAAACTTCAGGAAATTTAAAACAGAATCCGGCTTAAAATTTACCAAAATTAAAAATGATTCTTTCTTTAATTATTATGATTTGAATAACGGAATTCCGACCATGAATTTCAACCAAAGCAATAATTTTTTCTATGACGAAAATAATTACGCAGCTTATATTTCAGGGAACTACGAAATTTCTGATAAATGGAGTGCTAAAGCAGGTTTGAGATATGAATTTACAGAGCTTACAGGAATTTCGCCCAATGAAAATTTAACCACCAAAAATCATTATGGAAAATTTTTCCCAACGGCTTACATCAGCTATAAACCGAATGAAAATAATGCTTTTTCGATCAATTATTCAAAGAGAATTAACCGGCCGTCGTTCAGAGATTTAAATCCTTTCCGATACATCAGTTCGGCTTTTGAATATTCAAGTGGAAACCCTCTTTTAAGACCTTCATTTACAGATAACGTGGAATTCAGTTATGTTTTAAAGAATAATTTTACGCTTACAGCCTTTCATAACTACAGTAAAAATGACTGGGACAGACTGCAACGTATCAATGATGGATTGAAGTACACCATCATCTTCAATTTTTATAATCAAAACCAAACCGGAATAAGTTTAAGTTATAATTATACCAAAAAAAGCTGGCTTGAGTCTAATATTTTTGTGAATGCCTATTACGTAACTTCAAAAACATTTGTCGAAGATGCGGTTCAGATGCCGGGAAGTTATGGTTCTGATTTTAACTTTGACAATACTTTTTTCCTGAATAAATCCAAAACTGTTTCGTTCATGCTGGGTGCGTGGGGAAATATTCCTTACAAAGAAGGAAATACGTCTTTCAAAGGTGTTACTTCTGTGTATTCAGGTTTAAAATTAAATTTAATGGATAAGAAACTCACCATGAATCTCTTGATGAATGATGTTTTAAATACAGAAAGAGAAAAAGGGACAGAGTTTTATCAGGATTTCAGTACACAATATTATTTTAAGGGAATCAGCCGGAATTTAAGCTTGTCTGTGACGTATAAATTCGGAAATAACGATGTGAAAGGCGCCACGAAAGAACTGAAATTTGATGATCAGAACAGGGCGAAGTAA
- a CDS encoding GLPGLI family protein, with product MQKSILLFCFLVLSILNHAQIYEIEYESSYNGKVQSDQSKTIAWVSETENYILNTNIKNQKTEFPFEISKIEKPSNTIVSFGFLNSNKIVSTSDSESIAKQEFEMTSETKKILGYNCKKAVTKINSNTIEVWYTNDLKMKGGPSSLGQNLGLVLQIERNGNSATTAVSIKKIKKTGIEKIINKEPAKTDLLSYRDLLWRSKFTTIKVFENEIINFSEESKSNDSIKRFANGTIILKKVKFPKISAGENIFVEVKQQSNGDAYDRTGTVFYIPEDKKQSFFDGLQNGVKTLPLFENGNGKQYYGVTATENYLPAVEMMRFFTSFGINKFNHIQLKDKVWQTVSPFRQDITELKPALSEKEIWIGTFIGNYDKGGHKVSLDITIHKSSQQVHKNNMVIPVFSTINIMEMAGQDYSTMFSSEKGLEVEFTLDREIKNITMRYITTGHGGWENGDEFIQKSNTILVDGKQIFSFIPWRSECGSYRLFNPASGNFADGLSSSDLSRSNWCPGTVTNPQFIEMGNLKAGKHRIQVKIPQGASEGSSFSAWNVSAVLLGEG from the coding sequence ATGCAAAAATCAATTCTCCTATTTTGTTTTTTAGTTTTATCCATTTTAAATCATGCTCAGATTTACGAGATCGAATACGAAAGTTCCTACAACGGAAAAGTACAATCTGATCAGTCCAAAACGATAGCCTGGGTGAGTGAAACAGAAAATTATATTTTAAACACAAATATTAAAAATCAAAAGACAGAATTTCCCTTTGAGATAAGTAAAATCGAAAAACCAAGCAACACGATTGTCTCTTTCGGATTTTTAAATTCAAATAAAATCGTTTCAACTTCTGATTCTGAATCTATTGCTAAACAGGAATTTGAAATGACTTCAGAAACCAAAAAAATCCTTGGTTACAACTGTAAAAAAGCAGTCACAAAAATCAATTCAAACACCATCGAAGTTTGGTACACCAATGATTTAAAAATGAAAGGCGGACCATCAAGTCTTGGACAGAATTTGGGATTGGTTCTTCAAATTGAAAGAAACGGAAACTCAGCAACAACTGCAGTTTCCATTAAAAAAATAAAGAAAACAGGCATTGAAAAAATTATTAATAAAGAACCAGCGAAAACCGACCTTTTAAGTTACAGAGATTTGCTGTGGAGAAGTAAATTTACCACAATAAAAGTTTTTGAAAATGAAATAATCAATTTTTCGGAAGAATCAAAATCAAACGACAGTATAAAAAGATTTGCCAATGGAACAATCATTTTAAAGAAAGTAAAGTTCCCTAAAATTTCCGCAGGAGAAAACATCTTTGTGGAGGTAAAACAGCAGTCCAACGGCGATGCTTATGACAGAACCGGAACCGTTTTCTACATTCCTGAAGATAAAAAACAAAGTTTTTTCGACGGTCTTCAAAATGGCGTAAAAACACTTCCGCTTTTTGAGAACGGCAACGGGAAACAATATTACGGCGTAACAGCTACAGAAAATTATCTTCCGGCAGTTGAAATGATGCGTTTTTTCACCTCTTTCGGGATAAATAAATTTAATCATATCCAATTGAAAGATAAGGTTTGGCAAACAGTAAGCCCGTTTCGGCAGGATATCACTGAGTTAAAACCTGCACTTTCCGAAAAAGAAATCTGGATTGGAACATTCATCGGAAATTATGACAAAGGTGGTCATAAAGTAAGTTTAGACATTACAATTCACAAAAGCTCGCAGCAGGTTCACAAAAACAATATGGTAATTCCTGTTTTCAGCACCATCAATATTATGGAAATGGCAGGTCAGGATTATTCGACCATGTTCAGCAGCGAAAAAGGTCTTGAAGTGGAATTCACCCTTGATAGAGAAATTAAAAATATTACCATGCGATACATAACAACCGGACACGGCGGCTGGGAAAACGGCGACGAATTTATCCAAAAATCCAACACGATTCTGGTTGACGGTAAACAGATTTTCTCATTCATTCCCTGGAGGTCAGAATGTGGTTCTTACCGACTTTTCAATCCCGCTTCAGGCAATTTTGCTGATGGACTTTCTTCTTCAGATTTGAGTCGCTCAAACTGGTGTCCCGGAACTGTTACCAATCCTCAGTTTATAGAAATGGGAAATTTAAAAGCAGGGAAACACCGCATTCAGGTTAAGATTCCTCAGGGTGCTTCAGAAGGAAGCAGTTTCAGCGCATGGAATGTTTCGGCTGTTCTTTTGGGTGAGGGCTAA
- the asnB gene encoding asparagine synthase B — protein sequence MCGIVCLFDAKQNTEILRPQVLEMSKKIRHRGPDWSGVFQSEKVVFSHERLAIVDPTSGKQPLFSKDTNIVLAVNGEIYNHRELKTEFPDYEFQTESDCEVIIALYEKYGKDFIEKLNGIFAFSLYDIKNDVYLIARDHMGICPLYQGWDKNGNYYVASELKALEGVCKSIETFLPGHYVFSPEGSELQQWYTRDWVDFDAVKDNETDIAAIRKSLEEAVHRQLMSNVPYGVLLSGGLDSSIISAVTAKYARQRVESGDTQEAWYPRLHSFAVGLVGSPDLEAARKAADHIGSVHHEVHFTVQEGIDAVRDVIYHLETYDVTTIRASTPMYLLARVIKSMGIKMVLSGEGSDELFGGYLYFHKAPNAKEFHDETVRKLGKLHLYDCLRANKALMSWGIEGRVPFLDKEFMDVAMNVNPADKMIKKSEGKIEKWVLRKAFEDLLPESIAWRQKEQFSDGVGYSWIDSLKEIAEKYVTDEMMTNAKFRFPLNTPQNKEEYRYRTIFEEQFPSETAAATVPSVPSVACSTPIALEWDEAFKKMNDPSGRAVVSVHEDSY from the coding sequence ATGTGCGGAATTGTATGCCTGTTTGATGCTAAACAAAACACAGAAATCCTCAGACCTCAGGTTCTGGAGATGTCAAAAAAAATTCGTCACCGTGGCCCGGACTGGAGCGGAGTCTTTCAAAGCGAAAAAGTAGTTTTCTCTCACGAAAGACTGGCAATTGTAGATCCTACTTCAGGAAAACAACCTTTATTTTCCAAAGACACAAATATTGTGTTGGCAGTCAACGGTGAAATTTACAACCACAGAGAGCTGAAAACAGAATTTCCCGATTACGAATTCCAAACTGAATCAGATTGTGAAGTCATCATCGCTTTATACGAAAAATACGGCAAAGATTTCATCGAAAAACTAAACGGAATTTTCGCTTTCTCTTTATATGATATCAAAAACGACGTTTATCTCATCGCGAGAGACCACATGGGTATCTGCCCGCTCTATCAGGGTTGGGACAAAAACGGAAACTATTATGTAGCTTCCGAACTCAAAGCTTTGGAAGGGGTCTGCAAATCCATCGAAACTTTTTTGCCCGGTCATTATGTTTTCAGCCCTGAAGGTTCAGAACTTCAGCAGTGGTACACAAGAGATTGGGTAGATTTTGATGCAGTAAAAGATAATGAGACAGACATTGCTGCAATCAGAAAAAGCCTTGAAGAGGCGGTTCACAGACAATTAATGAGTAATGTTCCTTATGGCGTTTTGCTTTCCGGCGGTTTAGATTCATCCATTATTTCGGCAGTTACGGCAAAATATGCCAGACAAAGAGTTGAAAGCGGCGATACTCAGGAAGCATGGTACCCGAGATTGCACAGTTTTGCAGTTGGATTGGTTGGCTCACCTGATCTTGAAGCTGCCAGAAAAGCTGCAGATCACATTGGAAGTGTGCATCACGAAGTTCATTTTACTGTTCAAGAAGGAATTGATGCTGTAAGAGACGTTATTTATCATTTGGAAACTTACGATGTGACAACGATCAGAGCTTCTACCCCAATGTATTTGCTTGCAAGAGTGATTAAATCGATGGGAATTAAAATGGTTTTATCAGGCGAAGGTTCTGACGAATTGTTTGGCGGATATTTATACTTCCACAAAGCTCCAAATGCAAAGGAATTCCATGATGAGACGGTGAGAAAATTAGGAAAACTTCATTTATATGACTGTTTGAGAGCGAATAAAGCTTTGATGAGCTGGGGAATTGAAGGAAGAGTTCCGTTTTTGGACAAGGAATTTATGGATGTTGCCATGAATGTAAATCCTGCAGATAAAATGATTAAAAAATCTGAAGGAAAAATCGAAAAATGGGTTCTCAGAAAAGCATTTGAAGATCTTTTACCAGAATCTATCGCATGGAGACAGAAAGAACAGTTCTCAGATGGAGTTGGATATTCATGGATCGACAGTCTGAAAGAAATTGCTGAAAAATATGTGACGGATGAAATGATGACCAATGCGAAATTCAGGTTTCCTCTGAACACTCCGCAAAATAAGGAAGAATACCGTTACAGAACCATTTTTGAAGAACAGTTCCCAAGCGAAACGGCTGCGGCAACTGTCCCGTCTGTTCCTTCAGTGGCTTGCTCCACTCCTATTGCTTTGGAATGGGATGAAGCATTCAAAAAGATGAATGATCCGAGCGGAAGAGCTGTGGTTTCGGTACACGAAGATTCTTATTAA
- a CDS encoding carbon-nitrogen hydrolase, which yields MSNIKIGTVQMSCVADKQANLDKAIEKVREAAAKGAQIVCLQELFTSLYFCDVEDYDNFDLAEAIPGPSTDALSQVAKELGVVIIASLFEKRTQGLYHNTTAVIDADGTYLGKYRKMHIPDDPAYYEKFYFTPGDLGYKVFQTKFAKIGILICWDQWYPEASRITALMGAEIMFYPTAIGWATDQDDETNADQYNSWQTIQRSHSVANGLPVVSVNRVGFEQDGAMKFWGGSFVTNAQGKLLYLGSHDKEEVEVTEVDLSQTDYIRKHWPFLRDRRIDSYQPITKRFIDED from the coding sequence ATGTCAAATATAAAAATAGGCACTGTACAGATGTCCTGCGTTGCAGACAAGCAGGCCAACCTCGATAAAGCCATAGAAAAAGTACGTGAAGCAGCAGCAAAAGGAGCTCAGATTGTTTGCCTTCAGGAATTATTCACCTCACTATACTTTTGCGATGTGGAAGATTACGATAATTTTGATCTTGCCGAAGCTATTCCCGGACCGTCAACAGATGCACTTTCGCAGGTTGCAAAAGAATTAGGCGTAGTAATCATCGCTTCTCTGTTTGAAAAAAGAACTCAGGGATTATACCACAACACAACCGCTGTCATCGACGCAGACGGAACTTACCTTGGCAAATACCGAAAAATGCACATTCCTGATGATCCTGCGTATTATGAAAAATTTTATTTCACGCCTGGAGATTTAGGTTATAAAGTTTTCCAGACCAAATTTGCTAAAATCGGAATTCTGATTTGCTGGGATCAATGGTATCCTGAAGCTTCAAGAATTACTGCTCTGATGGGAGCTGAAATTATGTTTTACCCTACAGCTATCGGCTGGGCAACGGATCAGGATGATGAAACCAATGCAGATCAATACAATTCATGGCAGACAATACAGCGTTCGCACTCGGTAGCCAATGGACTTCCCGTGGTTTCAGTAAACAGGGTTGGTTTTGAGCAGGATGGCGCAATGAAGTTTTGGGGCGGAAGTTTCGTCACAAACGCTCAGGGTAAACTTTTATATCTCGGTTCTCACGATAAGGAAGAGGTTGAAGTTACGGAAGTTGATCTGTCACAAACCGATTACATCCGAAAACACTGGCCTTTCTTAAGAGACAGAAGAATCGACAGCTATCAACCGATTACGAAGAGATTTATTGACGAAGATTAA
- a CDS encoding PDDEXK nuclease domain-containing protein produces the protein MINSVYPHLLTEIKQRILSSQLKAALSVNAEMITLYWNIGNDIAKKQSEKGWSAGVIPQLAKDLKSEFPNLKGFSERNLSYMLKFANEYQDVTILQQLVAKLPWGHNILLIEKIKDQNLRFWYAEKCIENNWSRDVLDVQIKTKLLERQGKSINNFENTLPKPLSDLANQTLKDPYIFSFLSFDQNIKERDIENQLIQHIAKFLLELGKGFAFIGSQYHLEVSKKDYYLDLLFYHTKLKCYIVIELKNTAFKPEFTGKLNFYLSAVDSMVKETEDNPTIGILLCKDKDNIEAEFALRGITNPIGISEISFVEKLPDNLKSSLPTIEEIENEMKKFQN, from the coding sequence ATGATCAACAGCGTTTACCCTCATTTACTGACAGAGATTAAGCAGAGAATTTTAAGTTCTCAGCTAAAGGCTGCCTTATCTGTAAACGCTGAAATGATCACGCTTTACTGGAACATCGGTAATGATATTGCTAAAAAACAGAGCGAAAAGGGCTGGTCAGCAGGAGTAATCCCACAACTTGCTAAAGATCTGAAATCTGAATTTCCAAACCTAAAAGGATTCTCTGAGAGAAATCTCAGTTACATGCTTAAATTTGCCAATGAATACCAAGACGTTACAATTTTGCAACAGCTTGTTGCAAAATTACCATGGGGACATAATATTTTGCTCATTGAGAAAATAAAAGATCAGAATTTAAGATTTTGGTATGCCGAAAAATGTATCGAAAACAACTGGAGCCGTGACGTTCTGGATGTTCAGATTAAAACGAAATTATTAGAAAGACAGGGAAAATCTATTAATAATTTTGAAAATACTTTACCAAAACCTCTATCAGATTTAGCCAATCAAACTTTAAAAGATCCTTATATTTTCAGCTTTTTGAGTTTCGACCAAAATATCAAAGAAAGAGACATTGAAAACCAACTCATACAGCATATTGCCAAATTTCTTCTTGAGCTGGGAAAAGGTTTTGCATTTATTGGTTCGCAATATCATCTGGAAGTTTCAAAAAAAGACTATTATCTCGATCTGCTTTTTTATCATACAAAATTAAAATGCTACATCGTTATCGAGTTGAAAAACACAGCATTTAAACCTGAATTTACGGGAAAGCTCAATTTCTATCTTTCCGCTGTAGACAGCATGGTAAAAGAAACTGAAGACAACCCCACAATCGGAATTCTTCTTTGCAAAGACAAAGATAATATTGAAGCTGAATTTGCTTTGAGAGGAATCACAAATCCCATCGGCATCAGTGAAATAAGTTTTGTAGAAAAACTTCCAGACAATCTGAAAAGCAGTCTTCCAACAATCGAAGAAATTGAAAATGAAATGAAAAAATTTCAGAATTAA
- a CDS encoding agmatine deiminase family protein produces MNNENNHTNTPKNLGYRFPAEWEPHEATWLSWPHKEESWPGKLDEIYPKYSEFIKILSQDEFVRINVKGDEMQKFAMDCIMQAGANIENIEFYQNETNDAWCRDHGPAFLVNPNAEEQKVIVDWGYNAWGNKYPPFDLDDVIPTKIGEEFEIPVFHPGIVMEGGSVEFNGKGTVLTSKSCLLNKNRNPHLSQEEIEEYLKNYYGQEQILWVEDGIVGDDTDGHIDDTIRFVNENTVLTVVEDNPEDDNYEILQTNLRQLKEMKLPDGTPLNIIELPMPDPVIWEDQRLPASYANFYISNHHVIVPTYRCDKDPVALEIIQKCFPERKVVGIDSTEIIWGLGSFHCLSQQEPAV; encoded by the coding sequence ATGAACAACGAAAACAATCATACAAACACTCCCAAAAATTTAGGCTACAGATTCCCTGCAGAATGGGAGCCACATGAAGCAACCTGGCTGAGCTGGCCTCACAAAGAAGAATCGTGGCCCGGAAAACTGGATGAAATTTATCCTAAATATTCTGAATTCATCAAAATATTATCTCAGGATGAGTTTGTAAGGATCAACGTGAAGGGTGATGAAATGCAGAAATTTGCGATGGACTGTATCATGCAGGCCGGAGCAAATATTGAAAATATTGAGTTTTATCAAAATGAAACCAACGATGCATGGTGCAGAGATCACGGTCCGGCTTTTTTAGTGAATCCAAATGCGGAAGAGCAAAAAGTGATTGTGGACTGGGGTTACAATGCGTGGGGAAACAAGTATCCGCCGTTTGATCTTGATGATGTCATTCCGACCAAAATCGGGGAGGAATTTGAAATTCCTGTTTTTCATCCCGGAATCGTTATGGAAGGCGGAAGCGTGGAATTTAATGGAAAAGGAACTGTTTTGACTTCAAAATCATGTCTTTTAAATAAAAACCGAAATCCTCATCTTTCTCAGGAAGAGATTGAAGAATATCTGAAAAACTATTACGGACAGGAACAAATTCTGTGGGTAGAAGACGGAATTGTAGGCGACGACACCGACGGACACATCGACGATACCATCAGATTCGTTAACGAAAACACTGTTCTAACCGTTGTGGAAGACAATCCTGAAGATGACAATTATGAAATTCTTCAAACCAACCTTCGTCAGCTTAAAGAAATGAAGCTTCCGGACGGAACTCCTTTGAATATTATTGAACTTCCTATGCCTGATCCTGTAATTTGGGAAGATCAGAGACTTCCTGCTTCATATGCTAATTTTTATATTTCAAATCATCACGTGATTGTTCCAACTTACCGTTGCGATAAAGATCCTGTGGCTTTGGAGATTATTCAAAAATGTTTTCCGGAAAGAAAAGTGGTGGGAATAGATTCTACAGAGATAATTTGGGGATTAGGAAGCTTTCATTGTTTGAGCCAACAGGAACCGGCAGTATAA